Proteins encoded together in one Phycisphaerae bacterium window:
- a CDS encoding signal peptidase, with protein sequence MSVMCGGKVIILTERGIEVGQQVPRTCFGCRQSVPRDQMRAYAQASGEEFYQIKNGRILRPATEADLAELRHIEEGCKAKLVSCRAIASELGLQMKIVDCEHIFGGERVVFYFMSEDRVDFRELVRRLAAEFQTRIEMRQVGARDEARLLADYETCGRECCCRNFLKTLRPIGMQMAKLQKATLDPSKVSGRCGRLKCCLRYEHETYEGLVKKLPRVGARVVTKEGTGKVIDRQVLTQLVKILGDDDRVFVVQNEDITERLAPLAGGGGQAPVKPREQGSAPARPQAPPRQEELTDEPGEPDEPSAKGLPETQAEPPRGVRALPVDGAQEPALPPDGAGPGAARGEGGSSRPSETSEGGRRQGRSRRRRRGRGRDRHSGPPGSAPSGGGS encoded by the coding sequence ATGTCCGTGATGTGTGGCGGGAAGGTGATCATTCTCACTGAACGCGGCATCGAGGTCGGTCAGCAGGTTCCTCGGACTTGCTTCGGCTGCAGGCAATCGGTGCCTCGTGACCAGATGCGGGCATATGCCCAGGCCAGCGGGGAGGAGTTTTACCAGATCAAGAACGGTCGGATTCTCCGCCCCGCGACAGAGGCCGATCTGGCCGAGCTGCGTCACATCGAGGAGGGCTGCAAGGCCAAGCTGGTTTCTTGCCGAGCGATCGCCTCTGAGCTTGGTTTGCAGATGAAGATCGTCGACTGCGAGCACATCTTCGGCGGCGAGCGGGTCGTTTTCTACTTCATGTCCGAGGACCGGGTGGACTTCCGGGAACTCGTTCGGCGGCTGGCTGCCGAGTTCCAGACTCGCATCGAGATGCGACAAGTTGGAGCCCGCGATGAGGCCCGGTTGCTGGCCGACTATGAAACCTGTGGCCGCGAGTGCTGCTGCCGCAACTTCCTGAAGACGCTCCGCCCGATTGGCATGCAGATGGCCAAGTTGCAGAAGGCGACGCTGGACCCGTCCAAGGTGAGCGGTCGCTGCGGGCGGCTCAAGTGTTGCCTGCGTTACGAGCACGAGACTTACGAAGGCCTGGTCAAGAAGTTGCCCCGCGTGGGTGCCCGGGTCGTCACCAAGGAGGGGACGGGCAAAGTCATCGACCGGCAGGTGCTTACCCAACTGGTCAAGATCCTGGGCGATGATGACCGGGTCTTCGTCGTCCAGAATGAGGATATCACCGAGCGACTGGCCCCTCTCGCGGGGGGGGGTGGTCAGGCGCCGGTCAAGCCTCGCGAGCAAGGCTCGGCGCCCGCTCGCCCCCAGGCTCCGCCAAGGCAGGAGGAGCTCACCGACGAGCCGGGCGAGCCAGACGAGCCTTCGGCCAAGGGCCTGCCGGAGACGCAAGCGGAACCTCCCCGGGGCGTGCGGGCTCTGCCGGTAGATGGGGCTCAGGAACCCGCCTTACCCCCAGACGGCGCCGGGCCCGGGGCTGCGCGAGGCGAGGGCGGGTCGTCGCGGCCGAGTGAGACTTCGGAGGGCGGACGTCGTCAAGGGCGTTCCCGGCGTCGTCGGCGGGGACGAGGACGGGATCGCCATTCAGGCCCACCCGGTTCGGCACCGTCTGGCGGGGGCTCTTGA